A single region of the Saprospiraceae bacterium genome encodes:
- a CDS encoding Thivi_2564 family membrane protein, which produces MSLLNIIVLLVVVGVILWLVNNYFPMDNKIKRILNAVVVIAVILWLLQAFGLLDSLQKITF; this is translated from the coding sequence ATGTCATTATTAAATATTATTGTGTTATTGGTAGTTGTCGGTGTTATTCTCTGGCTAGTGAACAACTACTTTCCGATGGATAACAAAATCAAAAGAATCCTTAATGCGGTCGTGGTGATTGCCGTCATCCTGTGGCTGCTCCAGGCATTCGGACTTTTGGATTCTTTGCAGAAAATCACTTTTTAA